A window from Corythoichthys intestinalis isolate RoL2023-P3 chromosome 10, ASM3026506v1, whole genome shotgun sequence encodes these proteins:
- the LOC130923514 gene encoding cystatin-C-like, protein MILWVTLFLHGIVCAEAVNGLLGGLVDVDRNRVGDALNYAIMYHNRESNDTNISSMAELVSAKKQVVSGIVFHFTVKMAKTSCRKRISNEQCDAQDPAEAQTYECKFKVWEHPWINREPEVQQVCENH, encoded by the exons ATGATTTTGTGGGTAACTTTGTTTTTACATGGTATAGTTTGCGCTGAAGCAGTCAATGGTCTTTTAGGGGGATTAGTTGACGTGGACCGGAACCGAGTAGGCGACGCTCTGAACTACGCCATAATGTACCATAATAGGGAGTCGAACGACACGAACATCAGCAGTATGGCAGAGTTGGTCAGTGCTAAAAAACAG GTCGTTTCTGGCATAGTGTTCCATTTTACTGTTAAAATGGCGAAGACATCCTGCAGGAAGCGCATTTCAAATGAACAGTGTGACGCTCAAGACCCAGCTGAGGCGCAG ACTTACGAGTGCAAATTCAAAGTGTGGGAGCACCCATGGATCAATCGAGAGCCGGAAGTGCAACAGGTGTGCGAGAACCATTAG